Proteins from one Cryptomeria japonica chromosome 4, Sugi_1.0, whole genome shotgun sequence genomic window:
- the LOC131875073 gene encoding uncharacterized protein LOC131875073, whose translation MTYWDEKMKGIWSGLIIPPYIGIGSEANHNKRVDYHWQPPDVGWYKLNFDGASRGNPGVAGIGFSILNWEGREITLKSHPIGHKTNNWAELAALLEGLKICKVLEVEKLEIEGDSAIIIKAFRKGSMPNWRLNALLARAISLRNFFRRLTVNHIFREGNKRVDELANMGADGKELP comes from the coding sequence ATGACatattgggatgagaagatgaaAGGAATATGGTCTGGACTTATCATCCCTCCTTATATAGGGATTGGCTCTGAAGCAAACCATAATAAAAGAGTTGATTACCACTGGCAACCCCCAGATGTGGGATGGTATAAGttgaactttgatggggcctctagagGCAACCCAGGGGTGGCAGGTATTGGCTTCTCTATCCTCAATTGGGAGGGCAGGGAGATAACTCTGAAATCTCATCCAATAGGCCACAAAACTAATAATTGGGCCGAATTAGCGGCTTTGTTGGAAGGGTTGAAAATTTGCAAGGTGCTGGAAGTGGAGAAGTTGGAGATTGAGGGAGACTCTGCTATTATTATCAAAGCCTTTAGGAAAGggagtatgcctaattggagactcaATGCACTACTTGCAAGAGCCAtttctttgagaaatttttttagAAGATTAACGGTTAATCATATCtttagagaaggaaacaaaagggTTGACGAGTTAGCCAACATGGGGGCTGATGGCAAAGAACTTCCTTGA